Proteins from a genomic interval of Echeneis naucrates chromosome 21, fEcheNa1.1, whole genome shotgun sequence:
- the LOC115061517 gene encoding immunoglobulin superfamily member 2-like: MKCPLHPLWTAAGLLCLLLHCGEARVLTEAQAGPLYRVLGSSLSITCNVSGFVNVLTQQQFEFRVIKPERPTFDINIISTDEPDFGYAKYVRRVQNGEITLKHLSTNSVRFEIQTLEKSDEGEYECFVKNPESSYDGTYNAKTIVKVIDNSLSVSSSEATPLSYNEGDALTLACQASSNTIQHTHLSLAWFLHRDGVENAQPIISLDRDFTLSPGMGFEGRYQAGLIKLDKIGEATYRLKMAQLEVSDQGRLYCQAQEWIQDPDRSWYSIAKKDSEETMLEVKARELAPDTSSLFVRITPQHTPLQEGQPLSLSCSIDTLDLEKRFFSVAWLQGGVELARMGPTGVLSVGPKYSDRAQQGELRAARTGDKDYHLILQPVRTEDQGDYFCRAWPQNRDQEGAFTPGAPQNSSLQFVSISATDSSLSVEMLSDVGVNEGSRLKLDCKVVGIKGQLSVTWLYKPTTPSTAPFASVIGLSQEGVTEIAEEFMSRKVRVTRPAIDSFTLELDEITPTDSGIYRCAVSEWKVSSKIKSQSQTTTVTVVPTSSFVNVNLISRNNRVTVGGDVELICRVRGPRMPITVTWSFQRDAAIDTILTLYHDGKISWSGDQQGYQTKVQTSEKEIYHHLLINGASQREAGSYQCRVSVFLENRHKKLPPSNSLAVMVLNPESKLVLTSSPSLRANINTNVEIRCAVISEPSPSSRYAVTWQHQQRGEKKTIVSLDRDAITTFGDKGELSNRDRLSMRYTKGPSFELTIQQAQISDTGLYTCEVAEWLQDPRGEWYELSPVSKGTQVTVIQPVINLSIVTDDEGAELNVSTSQNFTIPCNIANQSSSESAFQVTWFWQKETGSTQHPIFIAYRNATLQDRLGKGEELRFSHPLPNQFSLTVLKPGPEDSGLYFCEVEEWLPSLSHEWMKFAVEKSGKLAVNVSSDGVFEPQCMSGTWIGILVVYIVCSLLVIFLLVLKICWRKGAGGKKDNSLWAEKHALKTNLAVEE, from the exons atgaAGTGTCCCCTGCACCCCCTCTGGACAGCAGCTGggctcctctgtctcctcctgcaCTGTG GAGAAGCCAGAGTGCTCACCGAAGCACAGGCTGGGCCTCTGTATCGAGTCTTGGGCTCTTCACTTTCCATCACCTGCAATGTGAGCGGCTTTGTCAATGTGCTCACTCAACAACAATTTGAATTTCGGGTTATAAAGCCTGAAAGGCCAACATTTGACATCAACATCATCAGCACAGATGAACCAGACTTTGGGTATGCTAAGTATGTACGCCGTGTGCAGAACGGGGAAATTACTCTGAAACATTTGTCTACAAACTCAGTCCGCTTTGAGATACAGACTCTAGAGAAAAGTGATGAAGGGGAATATGAGTGTTTTGTAAAAAACCCAGAATCTTCTTATGATGGAACCTACAATGCTAAGACAATAGTCAAAG TGATTGACAACTCCCTTAGTGTTTCATCATCCGAGGCCACACCACTGAGCTATAATGAGGGTGATGCTCTCACTTTAGCATGTCAAGCCTCCAGCAACACCATCCAGCACACCCATCTGTCTCTTGCCTGGTTTCTTCATAGAGACGGCGTAGAAAACGCTCAGCCGATTATTTCTCTGGACAGAGATTTTACACTGAGCCCAGGGATGGGGTTTGAAGGACGTTACCAAGCTGGACTTATAAAGTTAGATAAGATAGGAGAAGCCACATACAGGCTAAAAATGGCTCAGCTGGAGGTGTCAGACCAAGGTAGGCTCTACTGCCAGGCTCAAGAGTGGATCCAAGATCCTGACCGCTCCTGGTACTCTATTGCAAAGAAGGACTCAGAGGAGACTATGCTAGAAGTCAAAGCCAGAG AGTTGGCACCAGACACATCATCTCTGTTTGTAAGAATCACACCGCAGCACACGCCACTGCAGGAAGGACAGCCCCTGTCGCTATCGTGCAGCATAGACACCCTTGATCTGGAGAAAAGATTCTTCTCTGTGGCTTGGCTCCAGGGAGGCGTCGAACTGGCCCGCATGGGCCCTACAGGGGTTCTGTCTGTGGGGCCCAAGTACAGTGACCGAGCTCAACAAGGAGAGCTGAGAGCTGCCCGGACAGGCGACAAAGATTATCATCTCATTTTGCAGCCCGTCAGAACTGAAGACCAGGGAGATTATTTTTGTCGGGCATGGCCACAGAACAGAGATCAGGAAGGGGCCTTTACGCCGGGAGCACCCCAAAATTcaagcctccagtttgtcagcaTCTCAGCCACTG ATAGCAGCTTGTCAGTTGAAATGCTTAGTGATGTGGGTGTTAACGAAGGCAGCAGGCTGAAGCTCGACTGTAAAGTGGTTGGAATTAAAGGTCAGCTCTCCGTCACCTGGCTATACAAACCAACAACTCCATCAACAGCCCCGTTTGCCAGTGTCATCGGTCTAAGTCAGGAGGGGGTTACGGAGATTGCAGAGGAGTTTATGAGTCGCAAAGTAAGGGTGACACGTCCAGCAATCGACTCCTTCACTCTGGAGCTCGATGAGATCACACCCACTGATTCAGGAATCTACAGGTGTGCCGTGTCGGAATGGAAAGTAAGCAGCAAGATCAAGAGCCAATCACAAACCACCACTGTAACGGTGGTTCCTACCA GTTcatttgtgaatgtgaatcTAATAAGTCGCAACAACAGGGTGACTGTTGGAGGAGATGTGGAGTTGATTTGCCGTGTCAGAGGTCCACGCATGCCAATAACAGTGACATGGAGCTTCCAGCGTGATGCAGCTATTGACACCATCCTGACACTGTACCACGATGGTAAGATCAGTTGGTCAGGAGACCAGCAAGGCTACCAGACGAAGGTCCAGACCAGCGAAAAGGAAATTTATCACCATCTGCTTATCAATGGAGCGAGCCAAAGGGAGGCAGGAAGCTATCAGTGTCGTGTGTCGGTCTTTCTGGAGAACAGGCACAAGAAGCTGCCTCCATCCAACTCTCTTGCTGTAATGGTGCTGAACCCAG AGAGCAAGCTTGTGCTGACCTCCTCCCCCAGCTTGAGAGCAAATATCAACACCAATGTAGAAATAAGGTGCGCAGTTATCTCAGAACCCTCACCATCCTCTCGCTATGCTGTCACCTGGCAACATCagcaaaggggggaaaaaaagaccaTCGTAAGTTTGGATCGGGACGCCATTACAACATTTGGGGACAAAGGGGAGCTGAGCAACAGAGATCGACTCAGCATGAGGTACACAAAGGGTCCAAGTTTTGAGCTGACTATTCAGCAAGCTCAGATTTCGGACACTGGCTTGTACACATGTGAGGTGGCAGAGTGGCTACAAGATCCTCGTGGTGAATGGTACGAGCTCTCCCCTGTGTCCAAAGGCACACAGGTAACAGTTATCCAGCCTG TAATAAACCTGTCCATTGTAACGGATGACGAGGGGGCGGAGCTAAATGTGAGCACATCCCAAAACTTCACCATTCCTTGTAATATCGCCAACCAATCCAGCAGCGAATCTGCGTTCCAAGTCACATGGTTTTGGCAGAAGGAAACAGGATCAACACAACACCCCATATTCATAGCGTACCGTAATGCTACTCTGCAGGACAGGTTGGGGAAGGGTGAGGAGCTGAGATTTAGCCACCCTCTTCCCAACCAGTTCAGCCTTACAGTGTTGAAGCCAGGCCCTGAAGATAGTGGCCTGTATTTCTGTGAGGTAGAGGAGTGgctcccctctctgtctcatgaATGGATGAAGTTTGCAGTGGAAAAGTCAGGAAAATTGGCTGTGAATGTCTCTTCAGATG gagtCTTTGAGCCGCAATGTATGTCAGGTACCTGGATCGGGATACTTGTGGTTTACATAGTCTGTTCACTATTGGTGATTTTCCTACTGGTGCTAAAGATTTGCTGGCGCAAGGGtgcaggaggaaagaaagacaattCTCTGTGGGCAGAGAAACATGCTTTGAAAACCAACCTTGCGGTGGAAGAGTGA